One genomic segment of Halalkalicoccus tibetensis includes these proteins:
- a CDS encoding NAD-dependent protein deacylase yields MDERLDRLADAIEGADSTVALTGAGVSTASGIPDFRGEDGIWNAEFDPGDFRIERFLSDPAGFWVDRLELHEAMFPGEVGPNAAHEALATMESRGALDALITQNTDGLHAEAGSKELFELHGNANRVVCMDCGRKNDAAPVRERVREGERPPRCDCGGLVKPDVVLFGESLPEAIMAESRRRAEESDVFLAVGSSLTVEPAASLPRIAARDGLLAVCNLDPTPHDGVAEVVLREDVTEVLPALVDRLP; encoded by the coding sequence ATGGACGAGCGACTGGACCGGCTTGCGGACGCGATCGAAGGGGCCGACTCGACCGTCGCGCTGACCGGCGCGGGCGTCAGCACCGCCTCGGGGATCCCCGACTTCCGCGGCGAGGACGGCATCTGGAACGCGGAGTTCGACCCCGGCGATTTCCGGATCGAGCGCTTTCTCTCCGACCCTGCCGGCTTCTGGGTCGACCGCCTCGAGCTCCACGAGGCGATGTTCCCCGGCGAGGTCGGGCCCAATGCCGCCCACGAGGCGCTCGCGACGATGGAGTCCCGTGGAGCCCTCGACGCCCTGATCACCCAGAACACCGACGGCCTGCACGCGGAGGCGGGCTCGAAGGAGCTGTTCGAGCTCCACGGCAACGCGAATCGTGTGGTCTGCATGGACTGCGGGCGGAAGAACGACGCCGCGCCCGTCCGCGAACGGGTTCGCGAGGGCGAGCGCCCGCCGCGCTGTGACTGTGGCGGGCTCGTTAAACCCGACGTCGTCCTCTTCGGCGAGTCCCTCCCCGAGGCGATCATGGCGGAGTCCCGTCGACGTGCCGAGGAAAGCGACGTCTTCCTCGCCGTGGGCTCCTCGCTCACCGTCGAACCGGCCGCCTCCCTGCCCCGGATCGCCGCCCGGGACGGCCTCCTCGCGGTCTGCAACCTCGACCCGACGCCGCACGACGGGGTAGCCGAGGTCGTGCTCCGCGAGGACGTCACCGAGGTCCTGCCCGCGCTCGTCGATCGCCTCCCCTAG
- a CDS encoding N-acyl homoserine lactonase family protein yields MIDATVTPIDRGRVRADRNYMIEGYELASASDPNPEAEIAETPVYDLVIEHPEATILWDTGSHPEAGEGHWPAPLYDAFEHYDAHEHPLESDLEEAGYALSEIDAVIQSHLHLDHAGGLHEFAGTDVPIYVHERELKHAYYSAKTDEGDPAYLAQDFDHDLNWRVVHGERETHFEGIEFLHLPGHTPGLMGLRLTLPETGTVVIAGDQAYVAENYVEERPLGPTLLWSKRDWYDSLRKLKEIERREDATLFFGHDPDSLSRLEGGLR; encoded by the coding sequence ATGATCGACGCGACGGTCACGCCGATCGACCGCGGCCGGGTGCGCGCCGACAGGAACTACATGATCGAGGGCTACGAGCTCGCGAGCGCGAGCGACCCGAACCCCGAGGCGGAGATCGCGGAAACCCCCGTCTACGATCTCGTGATCGAGCACCCCGAGGCGACGATCCTCTGGGACACCGGCTCGCATCCCGAGGCCGGCGAGGGCCACTGGCCCGCGCCGCTCTACGACGCCTTCGAGCACTACGACGCCCACGAACACCCCTTGGAGAGCGATCTGGAGGAAGCGGGCTACGCGCTCTCGGAGATCGACGCCGTGATCCAGAGCCACCTCCATCTCGATCACGCCGGCGGCCTCCACGAGTTCGCGGGTACCGACGTCCCGATCTACGTCCACGAACGGGAGCTGAAACACGCCTACTACAGCGCGAAGACCGACGAAGGCGACCCCGCCTATCTCGCGCAGGACTTCGATCACGACCTGAACTGGCGGGTGGTCCACGGCGAGCGCGAGACCCACTTCGAGGGGATCGAGTTCCTCCACCTGCCGGGCCACACCCCCGGTCTGATGGGGCTTCGGCTGACACTTCCCGAAACCGGAACAGTGGTGATCGCGGGCGATCAGGCCTACGTCGCCGAGAACTACGTCGAGGAGCGCCCGCTCGGCCCCACCCTTCTGTGGAGCAAGCGCGACTGGTACGACAGTCTGCGGAAGCTCAAGGAGATCGAGCGCCGCGAGGACGCGACGCTGTTCTTCGGGCACGATCCCGACTCGCTCTCGCGCCTGGAGGGCGGGCTTCGCTAG
- a CDS encoding LLM class flavin-dependent oxidoreductase → MADGGPGAAYTHLGVHGPRSRTATMPRGLLLPDVDPTPEFARWIDSLGYDSVWASELWGRDAFVTLAAIAPHTDAALGTAIVNVFSRSPAVLAGAATSLDDLASGPIRLGIGPSTPKAIEDLHGLGYDRPVRRLHETAELVSAFTAGEGRVEYDGELFSVQDFPALDGEVSVYAAALGEASRRATGRTADGWLPHMIPFDDLEGAFETVRRTAREAGRDPALAVSPYVPAAVDDEPEKAREVIRGHVAYYVGSGEGYRRAVAGRFPEEAERITEAWAAGERERARGAVTGAMVDALGVAGTPAEARERFEAVAETVPITEPIVVVPSNASEGMTERTIEALAP, encoded by the coding sequence ATGGCGGACGGTGGTCCGGGAGCGGCTTATACCCACCTCGGGGTTCATGGCCCCCGATCCCGAACGGCGACCATGCCACGCGGCCTCCTGCTGCCCGACGTCGACCCGACGCCCGAGTTCGCCCGCTGGATCGATTCGCTGGGGTATGACTCGGTCTGGGCGAGCGAGCTCTGGGGCCGGGACGCGTTCGTCACGCTCGCGGCGATCGCGCCCCACACCGACGCGGCGCTGGGCACGGCGATCGTCAACGTCTTCTCGCGCTCGCCGGCGGTGCTCGCGGGCGCGGCCACCTCGCTCGACGACCTCGCCTCGGGCCCCATCAGACTGGGAATCGGCCCGAGCACGCCCAAGGCGATCGAGGACCTCCACGGCCTCGGGTACGACCGCCCCGTCCGCCGGCTCCACGAGACCGCCGAGCTCGTTTCGGCCTTCACCGCCGGCGAGGGCCGCGTCGAGTACGACGGCGAACTGTTCTCGGTTCAGGACTTCCCGGCGCTCGACGGCGAGGTGTCGGTCTACGCCGCCGCGCTGGGCGAGGCCAGCCGCCGCGCGACCGGGCGGACCGCCGACGGCTGGCTGCCCCACATGATCCCGTTCGACGATCTGGAGGGGGCTTTCGAGACCGTTCGACGGACCGCCCGGGAGGCCGGGCGCGACCCCGCGCTGGCCGTCTCGCCCTACGTCCCCGCGGCGGTCGACGACGAGCCCGAGAAGGCTCGAGAGGTGATCCGCGGCCACGTCGCCTACTACGTCGGCAGCGGCGAGGGCTACCGGAGGGCGGTCGCCGGTCGGTTCCCCGAGGAGGCAGAACGGATCACGGAGGCGTGGGCGGCGGGCGAGCGTGAGCGAGCCCGCGGGGCGGTCACCGGGGCGATGGTCGACGCGCTCGGAGTGGCGGGTACACCTGCAGAGGCACGCGAGCGGTTCGAGGCGGTCGCCGAGACAGTGCCGATCACCGAGCCGATCGTCGTGGTCCCGTCGAACGCCAGCGAGGGGATGACCGAGCGGACGATCGAGGCACTCGCCCCCTAA
- a CDS encoding HAD family hydrolase codes for MNADAVFFDIGGVILDSGSVRRAHERFVADLGDEYDLDAESALGTWRAELGAHFREREGTEFRSARAGYERAIDALGVDGEWEPLFERAIEGAIEPNPGAVEAVETLAGRDLHLGVISDVDDAEGRRILETFGILETFDSVTTSEAVGRTKPDPAMFETALGKSGTDPERSLMVGDRYRHDIEGAKDVGMVTAAYGTEEGPAVDHCLDDLRDVLELV; via the coding sequence ATGAACGCCGACGCCGTCTTCTTCGACATCGGGGGCGTGATCCTCGATTCCGGGTCCGTCCGTCGCGCCCACGAGCGGTTCGTCGCCGACCTCGGCGACGAGTACGACCTCGACGCCGAGAGCGCACTCGGAACGTGGCGCGCGGAGCTCGGCGCGCATTTCCGCGAGCGCGAGGGCACCGAGTTCCGCTCGGCCCGAGCGGGGTACGAGCGGGCGATCGACGCGCTCGGCGTCGACGGCGAGTGGGAGCCGCTCTTCGAGCGGGCGATCGAGGGAGCCATCGAGCCCAACCCCGGCGCGGTCGAGGCCGTCGAGACGCTCGCCGGGCGGGACCTCCACCTGGGCGTGATCAGCGACGTCGACGACGCGGAGGGCCGGCGGATCCTCGAGACGTTTGGCATCCTCGAGACGTTCGACTCGGTCACGACCTCCGAGGCGGTCGGGCGGACGAAGCCGGATCCGGCGATGTTCGAGACGGCGCTGGGGAAGTCGGGGACCGACCCGGAACGCTCGCTGATGGTCGGCGATCGGTACCGCCACGACATCGAGGGCGCGAAGGACGTCGGGATGGTCACGGCGGCCTACGGCACCGAGGAGGGTCCGGCGGTCGACCACTGCCTCGACGACCTGCGGGACGTCCTCGAGCTCGTTTAG
- the cofH gene encoding 7,8-didemethyl-8-hydroxy-5-deazariboflavin synthase subunit CofH, whose product MAVTPEAEREFAFDHRPETDQSFENALAKARAGERLSVDDGIELMTTGTDRAGVDTDRKELVLEAADARRAEVVGEEVSFVANLNNNVTTACNTGCLFCNFKDTASNFEVDSGVEHPGFTKTPAESREIVSDALEMGIYEVCSVSGLHPAFALDDEHLEILRGADDDPELNFEPPERYEVDPRTYVEQIDAMDVGGVHVHSMTPEEAYHARRGTDWSYEKVYGRLKEAGLDSVPGTAAEILVDEVREVICPGKIGSEEWERAIEAAANVGLDTTATIMYGHVENEAHRVEHLKRVRDLQDRTGVITEFVPLSFIHRSTPLYERGVVTGGASADEDELMIAVSRLFLDNVENIQSSWVKYGDEQGLKMLSCGANDFMGTILSEEITKRAGGEHGEFRDVGELVEMIASVGRVPVERSTDYRHRRRIDPDDGPHGPQLGPRADGTPMADD is encoded by the coding sequence ATGGCCGTCACGCCCGAGGCCGAACGCGAGTTCGCGTTCGACCACCGACCGGAGACCGACCAGTCCTTCGAGAACGCGCTCGCGAAGGCACGCGCGGGCGAGCGGCTCTCGGTCGACGACGGGATCGAGCTGATGACAACCGGTACGGATCGGGCGGGGGTCGACACCGACCGAAAGGAGCTCGTCCTGGAGGCCGCCGACGCCCGGCGCGCGGAGGTCGTCGGCGAGGAGGTCTCCTTCGTCGCGAACCTCAACAACAACGTCACGACCGCCTGCAACACGGGCTGTCTGTTCTGTAACTTCAAGGACACCGCGAGCAACTTCGAGGTCGACTCGGGGGTCGAGCATCCCGGCTTCACGAAGACGCCCGCGGAATCGAGGGAGATCGTCTCGGACGCCCTCGAGATGGGGATCTACGAGGTCTGTTCTGTCTCGGGGCTGCATCCGGCGTTCGCGCTCGACGACGAGCACCTGGAGATCCTTCGTGGGGCTGACGACGACCCCGAGTTGAACTTCGAGCCGCCCGAGCGCTACGAGGTCGATCCCCGGACGTACGTCGAGCAGATCGACGCGATGGACGTCGGGGGCGTCCACGTCCACTCGATGACGCCCGAGGAGGCGTATCACGCCCGCCGGGGGACCGACTGGAGCTACGAGAAGGTCTACGGCCGGCTGAAGGAGGCGGGCCTCGACAGTGTGCCGGGAACGGCCGCAGAGATCCTCGTCGACGAGGTCCGCGAGGTGATCTGCCCGGGCAAGATCGGCTCCGAGGAGTGGGAGCGCGCGATCGAAGCCGCCGCGAACGTCGGGCTGGATACGACCGCGACGATCATGTACGGTCACGTCGAGAACGAGGCCCACCGCGTCGAACACCTGAAGCGGGTCCGGGACCTTCAGGACCGCACCGGCGTCATCACGGAGTTCGTTCCCCTCTCCTTCATCCATCGGTCGACGCCCCTCTACGAACGCGGCGTGGTCACGGGCGGGGCGAGCGCCGACGAGGACGAGCTCATGATCGCCGTCTCGCGGCTCTTCCTCGACAACGTCGAGAACATCCAGTCGAGCTGGGTGAAGTACGGCGACGAGCAGGGCCTGAAGATGCTCTCGTGTGGCGCCAACGACTTCATGGGGACGATCCTCTCCGAGGAGATCACCAAGCGCGCGGGCGGGGAGCACGGCGAGTTCCGCGACGTCGGCGAGTTAGTGGAGATGATCGCCTCCGTCGGGCGCGTGCCCGTCGAGCGCTCGACGGATTATCGCCACCGACGCCGGATCGACCCCGACGACGGGCCCCACGGGCCGCAGCTGGGGCCGCGGGCGGACGGGACGCCGATGGCCGACGACTGA
- a CDS encoding metal-dependent hydrolase, whose product MMNTTHGAIGVAMASVTVLLAPEFAVVAAVAALLGSVFPDLDLFFGTHRRTLHFPVVGWIVALPATAWAAFSPSTASVGTAFFALGATVHAVTDAAGAGHELRPWERTSQQAVYAHLPGRWVAPRRWIRYDGAPEDLALMGVATLPALILYDGFVRDVMLLALGISVFYTTIRKRMPELTPEWLK is encoded by the coding sequence ATGATGAACACCACTCACGGCGCCATCGGCGTGGCGATGGCGTCCGTGACGGTCCTCCTCGCCCCGGAGTTCGCGGTCGTCGCCGCCGTCGCCGCTCTGCTGGGAAGCGTGTTCCCGGACCTCGACCTCTTCTTCGGCACCCACCGGAGGACGCTTCACTTCCCGGTCGTCGGCTGGATCGTCGCCCTGCCCGCGACCGCCTGGGCCGCCTTTTCGCCCTCGACTGCGAGCGTCGGAACGGCGTTCTTCGCGCTCGGAGCGACCGTCCACGCCGTCACGGACGCCGCGGGCGCGGGCCACGAGCTGCGCCCCTGGGAGCGCACCTCCCAGCAGGCGGTCTACGCCCACCTCCCTGGGCGCTGGGTCGCTCCACGGAGATGGATCCGCTACGACGGCGCGCCCGAGGACCTCGCGCTGATGGGGGTCGCCACCCTCCCCGCTCTCATCCTCTACGACGGGTTCGTCAGGGACGTCATGCTGCTCGCGCTCGGGATCTCGGTCTTCTATACGACCATCAGGAAGCGCATGCCCGAGCTCACGCCCGAGTGGCTGAAGTGA
- the cofG gene encoding 7,8-didemethyl-8-hydroxy-5-deazariboflavin synthase subunit CofG, whose translation MIPGAEEYGIDIAFDEREIERALSAGPEDVSPASKLTFARNVFVPLTTACRYTCTYCTYYDPPGRASLLSREEVRGILETGVEAGCTEALFTFGDDPDDRYTEVHDQLAAWGHDSIHTYLRELCELALDVGILPHSNPGDQTREQMAEVADVNASMGVMLETTADVTAHGGPRAKSPGQRLATLRTAGELGVPFTTGILVGIGEGWRDRAESLLAIRELHERYGHVQEVIVQPVSNNERWREGSPGLETMRRVVAMARRVLPAEVSVQVPPNLAPARELLDCGVDDLGGVSPVTDDHINPDYAWPALRELEDIASGAGVPLEERLPVHERYIDEEWLSDRVRRELEAETEAGERYRALTSATRA comes from the coding sequence ATGATCCCGGGGGCCGAGGAGTACGGCATCGACATCGCCTTCGACGAGCGCGAGATCGAGCGGGCGCTCTCCGCCGGACCCGAGGACGTCTCGCCCGCTTCGAAACTCACCTTCGCGCGAAACGTCTTCGTCCCACTCACCACGGCCTGCCGCTACACCTGCACCTACTGCACCTACTACGACCCGCCGGGTCGGGCGAGCCTCCTGTCGCGCGAGGAGGTCCGCGGGATCCTCGAAACTGGCGTCGAGGCCGGCTGCACGGAGGCGCTCTTCACCTTCGGCGACGACCCCGACGACCGCTATACTGAGGTCCACGACCAGCTCGCAGCGTGGGGTCATGACTCGATCCACACCTATCTCCGGGAGCTGTGCGAGCTCGCGCTCGACGTGGGGATCCTCCCCCACTCGAACCCCGGCGACCAGACCCGCGAGCAGATGGCCGAGGTGGCCGACGTGAACGCGAGCATGGGCGTCATGTTGGAGACGACCGCCGACGTCACCGCCCACGGCGGCCCCCGGGCGAAGTCGCCGGGCCAGCGGCTCGCCACCCTCCGGACCGCCGGCGAGCTCGGCGTGCCCTTTACTACTGGTATCCTCGTCGGGATCGGCGAGGGCTGGCGCGACCGGGCGGAGAGTTTGCTCGCGATCCGGGAGCTCCACGAGCGCTACGGCCACGTCCAGGAGGTGATCGTCCAGCCCGTCTCGAACAACGAGCGCTGGCGCGAGGGCTCGCCCGGCCTCGAAACGATGCGCCGGGTCGTGGCGATGGCGCGAAGAGTGCTGCCCGCGGAGGTCTCGGTGCAGGTGCCGCCGAACCTCGCGCCGGCGAGGGAGCTGCTCGACTGCGGCGTCGACGATCTGGGGGGTGTGTCGCCGGTCACCGACGACCACATCAACCCGGACTACGCGTGGCCCGCGCTCAGGGAGCTCGAGGACATCGCGAGCGGAGCGGGAGTTCCCCTGGAGGAGCGCCTGCCGGTCCACGAACGGTATATCGACGAGGAGTGGCTCTCCGATCGGGTTCGTCGGGAACTCGAAGCCGAAACGGAGGCGGGCGAGCGCTACCGGGCGCTCACTTCAGCCACTCGGGCGTGA
- a CDS encoding creatininase family protein: MSRSVLLEELAWPEVESAIENGTRTAVVAVGSVEQHGPHLPLIMDTLAGDELARRIAERLGDALAAPTIRPGCSGHHMDFPGTITIPPETLMDTIRAYCRSLDEHGFEHVVLVPTHGGNFAPVNTVAPEIAREIEASVIALAELDELMELMNAGLRQAGVEYEEPVIHAGAAETAIVLAVSEGLVREEEMAVGHEGDVAVSRLLSEGFRAITETGVLGDPREATAEAGEAILERISDAYAERVAAEREAL, encoded by the coding sequence ATGTCACGATCGGTACTCCTGGAGGAGCTCGCCTGGCCCGAGGTCGAATCGGCGATCGAGAACGGAACCCGCACGGCGGTCGTCGCGGTCGGGAGCGTCGAACAGCACGGCCCGCACCTCCCCCTGATCATGGACACGCTCGCGGGCGACGAGCTCGCGCGGCGGATCGCCGAGAGGCTGGGTGACGCGCTCGCCGCGCCGACGATCCGGCCGGGTTGTTCGGGCCACCACATGGACTTTCCAGGAACGATCACCATACCCCCCGAAACGCTGATGGACACCATCAGGGCGTACTGCCGGTCGCTCGACGAGCACGGCTTCGAGCACGTCGTGCTCGTCCCGACCCACGGCGGGAACTTCGCGCCGGTCAACACCGTCGCACCCGAGATCGCCCGCGAGATCGAGGCGAGCGTGATCGCGCTCGCGGAGCTCGACGAGCTGATGGAGCTGATGAACGCTGGGCTCCGCCAGGCCGGCGTCGAGTACGAGGAGCCGGTGATCCACGCCGGGGCCGCCGAGACCGCGATCGTGCTCGCGGTCAGCGAGGGGCTCGTTCGGGAGGAGGAGATGGCCGTCGGCCACGAGGGCGACGTCGCCGTCTCGCGGCTGCTCAGCGAGGGGTTCCGGGCGATCACCGAGACGGGCGTGTTGGGCGATCCCCGCGAGGCGACGGCCGAAGCGGGCGAGGCCATTCTCGAACGGATCTCCGACGCCTACGCAGAGCGGGTCGCGGCCGAACGCGAGGCGCTCTGA
- the cofC gene encoding 2-phospho-L-lactate guanylyltransferase: MRVVVPFAANDPKTRLASVLDPEERRAFSRAMLGDVLEAVREAGGEPELLATAPLDADVPMTVDDRPLTEAVNAALEPETAVVMADLPLATPEAIEALFDASREVVLAPGRGGGTNALLSRQPGFRVDYHDGSFLKHRERAGELGSVGVIDSHRLATDIDEPADLVELLIHGEGRAADWLRDAGFELVRRESRLAIGRE, from the coding sequence ATGCGCGTCGTCGTCCCGTTCGCCGCGAACGACCCCAAGACCCGCCTCGCGAGCGTTCTCGACCCCGAGGAGCGCCGCGCGTTCTCCCGGGCGATGCTCGGGGACGTCCTCGAGGCGGTCCGGGAGGCGGGCGGCGAGCCCGAGCTGCTCGCGACCGCCCCCCTCGACGCCGACGTCCCCATGACCGTCGACGACCGACCGCTCACCGAGGCGGTGAACGCGGCGCTCGAACCCGAGACGGCGGTCGTGATGGCCGACCTGCCGCTTGCGACGCCCGAAGCCATCGAGGCGCTGTTCGACGCCTCAAGGGAGGTCGTTCTCGCGCCGGGACGGGGCGGCGGGACGAACGCCCTCCTGTCGAGACAGCCCGGCTTCCGAGTGGACTACCACGACGGCTCGTTCCTGAAACACCGTGAGAGGGCCGGGGAGCTCGGCTCCGTGGGAGTCATCGATTCACACCGACTGGCGACCGACATCGACGAGCCGGCGGATCTCGTCGAGCTGCTGATCCACGGCGAGGGGCGGGCGGCCGACTGGCTACGGGACGCGGGCTTCGAGCTGGTTCGCCGCGAGAGCCGGCTCGCGATCGGGCGCGAGTGA
- a CDS encoding complex I NDUFA9 subunit family protein has product MKVLVTGGTGFIGRYLCAELDERGHDVTALARSPDASGLPAGVEVVEGDVTDRGTLDFAGQDAVVNLVALSPLFEPKGEKTHESVHLGGTRNVVSEATDAGVERIVQMSALGADPDGPTEYIRAKGKAEAVVRESALDWTIVRPSVVFGDGGEFVDFTRKVTPPVLAPLPGGGRTAFQPVYVGDLAPMLADTVEDERHAGEVYEIGGPEVLTLAQVAKLVRGSVTVVPIPMALAKLGATAIGPLPFVPFGADQARSLEFDNTTRDNDIGAFGASEDDLLTLREYLNR; this is encoded by the coding sequence ATGAAGGTTCTCGTGACCGGCGGGACGGGTTTCATCGGGCGATACCTGTGTGCCGAGTTGGACGAGCGGGGCCACGACGTGACCGCGCTCGCGCGCTCGCCGGACGCGAGCGGACTGCCCGCGGGCGTCGAGGTCGTGGAGGGCGACGTGACCGACCGGGGGACGCTCGACTTCGCGGGCCAGGACGCCGTGGTGAACCTCGTCGCGCTCTCGCCGCTGTTCGAGCCGAAGGGCGAGAAGACCCACGAGTCGGTCCACCTCGGCGGGACCAGGAACGTCGTGAGCGAGGCGACCGACGCCGGCGTCGAGCGGATCGTCCAGATGAGTGCGCTCGGAGCCGATCCCGACGGGCCGACCGAGTACATCCGCGCGAAGGGGAAGGCCGAGGCGGTCGTCCGGGAGTCGGCGCTCGACTGGACGATCGTCCGGCCCTCGGTGGTGTTCGGCGACGGCGGGGAGTTCGTCGACTTCACCCGGAAGGTCACGCCGCCGGTGCTCGCACCGCTTCCCGGGGGCGGACGGACGGCCTTCCAGCCCGTCTACGTCGGAGACCTCGCGCCGATGCTCGCCGATACGGTCGAGGACGAGCGACACGCCGGCGAGGTATACGAGATCGGCGGCCCGGAGGTGCTGACCCTCGCCCAGGTGGCGAAGCTCGTCCGTGGATCGGTGACGGTCGTTCCCATCCCGATGGCGCTTGCGAAGCTGGGGGCGACGGCGATCGGTCCGCTCCCGTTCGTCCCCTTCGGGGCCGACCAGGCCCGCTCGCTGGAGTTCGACAACACCACACGGGACAACGACATCGGGGCGTTCGGGGCCAGCGAGGACGACCTGCTGACGCTACGGGAGTACCTGAACCGATAG
- the tmk gene encoding dTMP kinase encodes MLVTLEGLDGSGKTTVHEALSDTHPDATLTREPTDSWYGEAVSRSIADDDADPLAELFLYTADHADHLSRVVRPALEADRLVISDRYSDSRYAYQGAALEGVIDRPLEYVRGVHAPFTRPPDLTIYLDVEPETGARRSGATNKFEQSAYLERVRENYERLIEAEPGRFVRVDASRSPEAVIERVEGAISDRLD; translated from the coding sequence ATGCTCGTCACGCTCGAGGGGCTCGACGGCAGCGGCAAGACCACCGTCCACGAGGCCCTCTCGGATACGCATCCGGATGCCACCCTCACCCGCGAGCCGACCGACTCGTGGTACGGCGAGGCCGTCTCGCGCTCGATCGCCGACGACGACGCCGACCCGCTCGCCGAACTGTTCCTCTACACCGCCGACCACGCCGACCACCTCTCGCGGGTCGTCCGACCCGCGCTCGAAGCGGATCGGCTGGTGATCTCCGATCGCTACTCCGACTCGCGCTACGCCTACCAGGGGGCCGCGCTGGAGGGCGTGATCGACCGCCCGCTGGAGTACGTCCGCGGGGTTCACGCGCCGTTCACCCGCCCGCCCGATCTGACGATCTACCTCGACGTCGAGCCCGAGACGGGCGCGCGGCGCAGCGGCGCGACGAACAAGTTCGAGCAGTCGGCGTACCTCGAACGGGTCCGCGAGAACTACGAACGGCTGATCGAGGCGGAGCCGGGGCGGTTCGTCCGGGTCGACGCGAGCCGATCGCCAGAAGCCGTGATCGAGCGGGTCGAGGGCGCGATCTCCGATCGGCTGGATTAG
- the pdhA gene encoding pyruvate dehydrogenase (acetyl-transferring) E1 component subunit alpha: MYRVIDEHPLSAAGVDEERARALYRDMVRARRFDERAIALQRRGWMSGYPPFAGQEASQVGAAHAMDESDWLVPTYRQNAAQIARGVPMSDLLRFRRGHPEFASGYDRPTLPQTVPIASQIPHAAGLGMAMNYRDDDAAAICCFGDGATSEGDFHEGLNFAGVFETPTVFLCENNGWAISMPRERQTASESIAIKADAYGITGVQVDGNDPLAVRAVVREALSMARSGEPVLIESLTYRRGAHTTSDDPSRYRDGDTEDLPEWRTADPLERYETYLREEGALDDDHVETIEAEADEELTRAVERAESGAEARPEEVFDSVYEELPPRLVRQRERALERAEREEN, from the coding sequence ATGTACCGCGTCATCGACGAACACCCGCTCTCCGCGGCCGGCGTCGACGAGGAGCGCGCCCGGGCGCTCTATCGCGACATGGTCCGGGCGCGGCGCTTCGACGAGCGCGCGATCGCGCTCCAGCGCCGGGGCTGGATGAGCGGCTACCCGCCCTTCGCCGGCCAGGAGGCCTCGCAGGTCGGCGCGGCCCACGCCATGGACGAGTCCGACTGGCTCGTCCCGACCTACCGCCAGAACGCCGCCCAGATAGCTAGAGGAGTCCCGATGAGCGACCTGCTTCGCTTTCGGCGGGGCCACCCCGAGTTCGCCTCGGGCTACGACCGCCCGACCCTCCCCCAGACGGTGCCGATCGCCTCCCAGATCCCCCACGCCGCCGGGCTGGGGATGGCGATGAACTACCGGGACGACGACGCGGCCGCGATCTGCTGTTTCGGCGACGGCGCGACCAGCGAGGGCGACTTCCACGAGGGGCTCAACTTCGCGGGCGTCTTCGAGACGCCGACGGTCTTCCTCTGTGAGAACAACGGCTGGGCGATCTCGATGCCCAGGGAACGCCAGACCGCGAGCGAGTCGATCGCGATCAAGGCCGACGCCTACGGGATCACCGGGGTGCAGGTCGACGGCAACGACCCGCTGGCCGTCCGCGCGGTCGTGCGCGAGGCGCTCTCGATGGCGCGTTCGGGCGAGCCGGTCCTGATCGAGAGCCTCACCTACCGGCGGGGTGCCCACACGACCAGCGACGACCCCTCGCGCTACCGCGACGGGGACACAGAGGACCTCCCCGAGTGGCGGACCGCCGACCCTCTCGAGCGCTACGAGACCTACCTCCGCGAGGAGGGTGCCCTCGACGACGATCACGTCGAGACGATCGAGGCGGAGGCCGACGAGGAGCTCACGAGGGCCGTCGAACGCGCCGAGTCGGGCGCCGAGGCCCGCCCCGAGGAGGTCTTCGACTCGGTCTACGAGGAGCTCCCGCCGCGTTTGGTCCGCCAGCGCGAGCGGGCGCTCGAACGCGCCGAACGGGAGGAGAACTAA
- a CDS encoding Lrp/AsnC ligand binding domain-containing protein: MVHAFVMVKTGAGKAEAMVDSARGIASISEAHIVAGDYDLIAEVDTEEVYDVLHTASSELQELDGVESTKTYISLD; encoded by the coding sequence ATGGTTCACGCGTTCGTCATGGTGAAGACGGGAGCCGGGAAGGCCGAAGCGATGGTCGACTCCGCCCGCGGGATCGCGTCGATCTCCGAGGCCCACATCGTCGCCGGGGACTACGACCTCATCGCGGAGGTCGACACCGAGGAGGTCTACGACGTGCTCCATACGGCCTCCTCGGAGCTCCAGGAGCTCGACGGCGTCGAGAGCACCAAGACCTACATCTCGCTCGATTAG